In one Bdellovibrionota bacterium genomic region, the following are encoded:
- a CDS encoding AMP-binding protein encodes MEVLDKIIDPLNFNSDLIFLSDLTFLKDNKRKLSFKEFKSFALHASTQLRSLDVTQNDLILLDIKDPFYFAAYTFACLHLKLKPAFLNSYFKKNQIDDVLKDNIYSAFITDQSHPELKTMFINSEAPFQFEEGVLNIDIDSELIFFTSGSIQSKACILTLKNFFFSALGSAENIPFTEKDSWGLCLPLFHVGGFSILIRAVLASGSVSLIDSSKSLIEQIDDLKISHISLVSTQFLKFLEQYKNTLHLKCILLGGSAIPETALLKAIELGLPIYKSYGMTEMASQICTSKQLKSKDQMALSGYLLNYRELKISEKQIYVKGPCLFKGYFKNNQLVQATDTEGWFFTKDFGEMDNEQIHVHGRSDRIFQSAGENISPELIEQELLKVPGVLRAYVCPERDEIYGYRAIAYIEKREGLENESIYTQLETKLSGLYRPKALRPWGESPKISWKQ; translated from the coding sequence ATGGAAGTTTTAGACAAAATAATAGATCCATTGAATTTTAATTCTGATCTTATCTTTTTATCTGATCTTACCTTTTTAAAAGACAATAAAAGAAAACTTTCATTTAAAGAATTCAAGTCCTTTGCTCTTCATGCATCCACTCAGTTACGATCTCTTGATGTTACTCAAAATGATCTTATTCTCTTGGACATTAAAGATCCTTTTTACTTTGCGGCTTACACATTTGCATGTCTTCATCTCAAGCTTAAACCGGCATTTTTAAATTCATACTTTAAAAAAAATCAAATTGATGATGTATTGAAAGACAATATCTATAGCGCCTTTATTACAGACCAGTCACATCCAGAGTTAAAAACAATGTTTATAAATTCCGAGGCTCCTTTTCAATTTGAAGAAGGAGTTCTGAATATTGATATTGATTCTGAACTTATTTTTTTTACTTCTGGAAGTATTCAGAGCAAGGCCTGCATACTTACTTTAAAGAATTTTTTCTTTAGTGCTCTAGGATCCGCTGAGAATATTCCTTTTACAGAAAAAGACTCTTGGGGACTTTGCCTTCCTCTCTTTCATGTGGGTGGATTTTCTATTTTGATCCGCGCAGTATTGGCAAGCGGATCCGTGTCTCTTATTGATTCATCAAAAAGTTTAATAGAACAAATTGATGATTTAAAAATTTCTCATATTTCATTGGTTTCCACTCAATTTTTAAAATTCTTAGAGCAGTATAAAAATACTCTTCACCTTAAATGCATTTTACTAGGAGGAAGTGCGATTCCAGAAACTGCCCTTCTGAAAGCCATAGAGCTGGGCTTACCCATTTACAAATCCTACGGCATGACGGAAATGGCTTCACAAATTTGCACGAGCAAACAACTGAAGTCGAAAGACCAAATGGCTCTATCAGGATATTTATTGAATTATCGAGAACTAAAAATTTCTGAAAAACAAATTTATGTCAAAGGACCTTGCCTATTCAAAGGTTACTTCAAAAACAATCAGCTGGTACAAGCAACAGATACTGAGGGTTGGTTTTTTACTAAAGACTTTGGTGAAATGGATAACGAACAGATTCATGTCCATGGTAGATCTGACCGTATCTTCCAGTCCGCCGGAGAAAATATTTCTCCGGAATTGATTGAGCAAGAGCTATTGAAAGTTCCCGGCGTACTTAGAGCTTATGTCTGCCCTGAACGTGATGAGATCTATGGATACCGCGCCATTGCTTATATTGAAAAAAGAGAAGGTCTTGAAAATGAATCTATATATACTCAATTGGAAACTAAACTCTCAGGCCTTTATCGTCCCAAAGCCCTGAGACCTTGGGGCGAATCTCCTAAGATATCTTGGAAGCAATAA
- a CDS encoding alpha/beta fold hydrolase, with the protein MTKLVFLHGFLGHPQEFEFLKSLEKNFDCVSLDLNQGSSFSLKAQAEYVKNKLDQLGIHKAHFWGYSMGGRVCLELYKKFPEICLSLTLESVSLGLVDKNERNERVKKDSEWAELTTKNPKLFLEKWYDQDIFASFKKQKNFPIYISLRKKTLSSLHAQMIVEASPGANADHFDLINNIKVPVLALVGQFDDKYLQIWGKLIDKYPQIAIEIIKNSGHVIHIENPTGAVNAFKKMMMEK; encoded by the coding sequence ATGACTAAATTAGTTTTTCTCCATGGCTTTTTAGGACATCCTCAGGAGTTCGAATTTTTAAAATCCTTAGAAAAAAATTTTGATTGTGTCTCATTGGACTTAAACCAAGGCTCCTCCTTTTCACTCAAAGCGCAAGCCGAATATGTAAAGAATAAACTAGATCAATTGGGAATTCACAAGGCTCACTTTTGGGGTTATTCAATGGGCGGGAGAGTGTGCTTAGAACTTTATAAAAAATTTCCAGAAATATGTTTATCATTGACCCTAGAGTCTGTATCTCTTGGACTAGTAGACAAAAATGAACGAAATGAGAGGGTCAAAAAAGATTCAGAATGGGCAGAGCTTACCACCAAAAATCCCAAGCTTTTCTTAGAAAAATGGTACGACCAAGATATCTTTGCAAGTTTCAAAAAGCAAAAGAACTTCCCCATCTACATTTCCCTTCGTAAGAAGACGCTTTCCTCTCTTCATGCTCAAATGATCGTTGAGGCCTCGCCAGGAGCAAATGCTGATCATTTTGACCTTATAAACAACATAAAGGTTCCGGTTCTTGCTCTGGTGGGTCAATTTGATGATAAATACCTTCAGATCTGGGGAAAGTTGATTGATAAATACCCTCAAATTGCTATAGAAATAATTAAAAATTCCGGCCACGTGATTCACATTGAGAACCCAACCGGAGCAGTAAACGCTTTCAAAAAAATGATGATGGAGAAATAG
- the menA gene encoding 1,4-dihydroxy-2-naphthoate octaprenyltransferase: MISIWIQAARPKTLVSSFFPALAGILLSYKLGFFNWLVAAATLSCAIGLQILTNLTNDYFDFKKGADKERLGPARVTSSGLVTPAQIKQAILLNIFICLLLGVYLVSVGGFPILFIGILSVAFAILYTAGPFPLAYKGLGDIFAFTFFGPVAAAGSFYLQSGLWADSAIAVGVLYGFLAACLLNANNLRDYDQDTLVNKKTLVVRYGERFGRSLYSACIILSLVLIPIFCILELLPNITLITLISGFMTKNILKDVWNKRGPDIIPLLLMTAKFYVVFGLLMSIGLIIDCL; encoded by the coding sequence ATGATTTCAATTTGGATTCAGGCTGCAAGGCCCAAAACCTTAGTGTCCTCATTTTTCCCTGCCCTAGCGGGGATTCTCTTGAGTTATAAATTAGGCTTCTTCAATTGGCTTGTGGCTGCCGCAACGCTTTCTTGCGCCATTGGCCTACAAATTCTTACAAATTTAACCAATGACTATTTTGACTTCAAAAAAGGTGCAGACAAAGAAAGACTCGGACCCGCAAGAGTTACGTCATCGGGGCTAGTGACTCCAGCGCAGATCAAACAAGCTATTCTCTTAAATATTTTTATCTGTCTATTACTTGGCGTTTATCTTGTGAGTGTGGGCGGATTTCCAATTTTATTTATTGGCATACTCTCCGTCGCCTTTGCCATTCTCTACACTGCTGGTCCATTCCCTCTCGCTTATAAAGGATTGGGAGATATTTTTGCATTTACATTTTTTGGACCCGTGGCTGCCGCAGGAAGTTTTTATTTGCAATCTGGTTTGTGGGCAGACTCTGCCATTGCCGTCGGAGTGCTCTATGGGTTCCTCGCCGCTTGCTTACTTAACGCCAATAATCTTAGAGATTATGACCAGGACACGCTAGTGAATAAAAAAACCTTAGTTGTAAGATATGGAGAGAGGTTTGGTCGAAGCCTCTATTCAGCCTGCATTATCTTGAGTTTAGTTTTGATTCCCATTTTTTGCATCCTTGAGTTACTTCCCAACATTACCCTTATCACTCTGATTTCAGGGTTTATGACAAAAAATATTTTAAAAGACGTTTGGAACAAAAGAGGTCCTGACATTATTCCTCTTCTTCTGATGACGGCAAAGTTTTATGTAGTTTTTGGACTATTAATGAGTATTGGACTCATTATCGACTGCCTATGA
- the menC gene encoding o-succinylbenzoate synthase, with amino-acid sequence MTLLPYKLNFIDPIYIRENEKLESKNGFIIKVEKNNIISFADVSPLQYLNLETYDDVYQECKKIDINRIFEDIDFFLKTKEEFFIQEKFLDFDFSKYTKLPSLKHGLSCLFSDHYRQKLKLKISGDVYFHGLIPNRLTQSSQDEVVKRSNLMEKNGFKKAKLKIGSLKTTSETLKNDNNLIKKILAGTTNLQLRLDANKNFKLEDFPTLLDGIDLKRIDYVEEPVSKSSDLVHFTTNTKLSIAIDENIHLMKDIIFEKVSAVIIKPTLLGDYYTLKRLIQTYSKRGISAVFSSCFESQVGIYQIAQLAHVFNPQESHGLDTFDCYLESLMDLNVHSNAITLQENIELKGPIYI; translated from the coding sequence ATGACACTTCTACCCTACAAACTCAATTTTATTGATCCCATTTATATTCGAGAAAACGAAAAACTAGAATCTAAAAATGGATTCATCATCAAAGTAGAAAAGAACAACATCATATCTTTTGCCGATGTCAGTCCACTACAGTATTTAAATCTTGAGACGTATGACGACGTCTATCAGGAATGTAAAAAAATCGACATAAATAGAATCTTTGAAGACATCGATTTTTTCTTAAAAACAAAAGAAGAATTTTTCATTCAAGAAAAATTCTTAGATTTTGATTTTTCGAAATACACCAAGCTTCCATCCCTGAAGCATGGTCTTTCTTGTCTTTTTTCTGATCACTACCGTCAAAAATTGAAACTAAAAATCTCTGGCGATGTTTATTTTCACGGATTGATTCCTAATCGACTAACTCAATCCTCTCAAGACGAAGTCGTAAAACGCTCGAATCTTATGGAAAAGAATGGTTTTAAAAAAGCAAAACTAAAAATTGGATCTCTCAAAACGACTTCTGAAACCTTAAAGAATGACAATAATCTTATTAAAAAAATATTAGCAGGCACTACAAATTTACAACTCAGATTGGATGCCAACAAAAATTTTAAACTGGAGGACTTCCCTACTTTACTTGATGGCATTGATCTAAAAAGAATCGACTATGTCGAGGAACCCGTTTCAAAATCTTCTGACTTGGTCCACTTCACAACGAATACAAAACTGTCAATTGCCATAGACGAGAATATTCATCTCATGAAAGATATTATCTTTGAAAAGGTCTCAGCTGTAATCATAAAGCCCACACTTTTAGGAGATTACTACACTCTAAAAAGACTTATTCAGACTTATAGCAAGAGAGGTATTTCTGCCGTATTTAGCTCTTGCTTTGAATCACAAGTCGGTATTTATCAGATCGCACAACTTGCTCACGTTTTTAACCCTCAAGAATCTCACGGACTGGACACCTTTGACTGTTATTTAGAAAGCTTGATGGACTTGAACGTCCACAGTAATGCTATAACTTTACAAGAAAATATAGAGCTCAAAGGGCCTATTTATATTTAA
- the menB gene encoding 1,4-dihydroxy-2-naphthoyl-CoA synthase, whose translation MMGKNFDWISAGDYTDIKYEKMNGIAKITINRPESRNAFRPQTVDSMMKALEDARFDKNIGVIILTGEGEKAFCSGGDQRIRGDAGYNDPTTGFNRLNVLDFQRQIRTCPKPVIAMVAGYAVGGGHVLHMMCDLTIAAENAIFGQTGPKVGSFDGGWGASYMARIVGQKKAREIWFLCRQYNAKEALDMGLVNTVVPYENLEAETVKWCNEILEKSPLALRCLKAALNADCDGQSGLQELAGNATLLYYMSEEAQEGKKAFVEKRKPDFDQFTRLP comes from the coding sequence ATGATGGGCAAAAATTTTGATTGGATCAGCGCAGGTGATTACACAGATATTAAATACGAAAAAATGAATGGGATCGCAAAAATCACGATCAACCGACCGGAATCTAGAAACGCTTTTAGACCTCAAACTGTAGACTCGATGATGAAAGCCTTAGAAGATGCGCGCTTCGATAAAAATATCGGTGTGATCATTCTTACCGGCGAAGGTGAAAAAGCTTTCTGTTCTGGTGGCGATCAAAGAATTCGCGGAGACGCGGGTTACAATGATCCTACAACAGGATTCAATCGTTTAAATGTTTTAGACTTTCAAAGACAAATCAGAACTTGCCCAAAACCTGTGATTGCGATGGTTGCTGGTTACGCTGTGGGTGGTGGTCACGTTCTTCATATGATGTGCGATCTTACGATCGCCGCAGAAAACGCCATCTTTGGTCAGACTGGACCAAAAGTTGGATCCTTTGATGGAGGATGGGGCGCATCTTATATGGCACGTATCGTAGGTCAGAAAAAAGCTCGCGAAATTTGGTTCTTGTGTCGTCAGTACAACGCTAAAGAAGCTCTTGATATGGGTCTCGTAAATACCGTAGTTCCTTATGAAAATTTAGAAGCGGAAACTGTAAAGTGGTGCAATGAAATTCTAGAAAAATCCCCATTGGCACTGAGATGTCTAAAGGCAGCTCTCAATGCAGATTGCGATGGTCAATCCGGTCTTCAGGAGCTTGCCGGCAACGCAACTCTCCTCTACTACATGAGCGAAGAGGCCCAAGAAGGTAAAAAAGCTTTTGTGGAAAAAAGAAAACCAGACTTCGATCAATTCACAAGACTTCCGTGA